One region of Pseudomonas sp. B21-040 genomic DNA includes:
- the gcvP gene encoding aminomethyl-transferring glycine dehydrogenase, with protein sequence MSQLPSLSQLRDPNAFLRRHLGPDAAEQQAMLDSLGLGSRVELIEQTVPPGIRLNRALDLPPALDEQAALAKLRGYAEQNQVWTSLIGMGYHGTLTPTVILRNVLENPGWYTAYTPYQPEIAQGRLEALLNFQQLTIDLTGLELANASLLDEATAAAEAMALAKRVAKSKSNLFFVDQNCHPQTISVVQTRAEGFGFELIIDAVDSLKQHQVFGALLQYPDTHGEIRDLRPLIDHLHAQQALACVATDLLSLLLLTPPGELGADVVFGSSQRFGVPMGYGGPHAAFFASRDEYKRAIPGRIIGVSKDARGNVALRMALQTREQHIRREKANSNICTAQVLLANIASFYAVYHGPEGLKRIAQRVHRLTCILAAGLERRGISRLNTHFFDTLTLDVGGIQTAIIESAQAAQINLRILGRGQLGLSLDETSDETTVAQLFAVFLGADHGLSVDDLDAETLPSGIPDGLQRTSPYLRHPVFNAHHSETEMLRYLKQLENKDLALNQSMIPLGSCTMKLNATSEMIPITWPQFANLHPFVPKEQAAGYSLMIEELERWLCAITGFDAICMQPNSGAQGEYAGLLAIRKYHESRHQGARDLCLIPSSAHGTNPASAQMAGMRVVIVECDEAGNVDLDDLKAKAAEAGDKLACLMATYPSTHGVYEEGISEICEVIHSHGGQVYMDGANLNAQVGLARPADIGADVSHMNLHKTFCIPHGGGGPGMGPIGVRAHLAPFVANHPVVPIDGPLPQNGAVSAAPWGSASILPISWMYIAMMGPQLADASEVAILAANYLAQHLSGAFPVLYTGRNGRVAHECILDLRPLKTLTGISEEDVAKRLMDYGFHAPTMSFPVPGTLMVEPTESESKAELDRFIGAMLSIRAEISEVEQGNWPAEDNPLKRSPHTLADITGVWERPYSIEQAVTPDAHTKAHKYWPVVNRVDNVYGDRNLFCACVPVDDYR encoded by the coding sequence ATGTCCCAGTTGCCGTCCTTGAGCCAGTTACGCGACCCCAATGCCTTTCTGCGCCGCCACCTCGGGCCCGATGCCGCCGAGCAGCAGGCGATGCTCGACAGCCTCGGCCTCGGCAGCCGGGTCGAGCTGATTGAGCAGACGGTGCCGCCGGGCATCCGTCTGAACCGGGCGCTGGACCTGCCGCCCGCCCTCGACGAGCAAGCCGCACTGGCCAAGCTGCGTGGCTATGCCGAGCAGAACCAGGTCTGGACCAGCCTGATCGGCATGGGCTACCACGGCACCCTCACGCCGACGGTTATTTTACGCAACGTCCTGGAAAACCCCGGTTGGTACACCGCCTACACGCCTTATCAGCCAGAGATCGCCCAAGGACGACTCGAAGCGCTGCTGAATTTCCAGCAACTGACCATCGATCTGACTGGCCTGGAGCTGGCCAACGCTTCGTTGCTGGATGAAGCAACGGCAGCGGCGGAAGCCATGGCGCTGGCCAAGCGTGTCGCCAAGTCCAAAAGCAATCTGTTCTTCGTCGACCAGAACTGCCATCCGCAGACCATTTCGGTGGTGCAGACCCGCGCCGAAGGCTTTGGCTTCGAACTGATCATCGACGCTGTGGATAGCTTGAAACAACACCAGGTGTTCGGTGCCCTGCTGCAATACCCCGACACCCACGGCGAGATCCGCGATCTTCGGCCGCTGATCGATCACCTGCACGCACAGCAAGCCCTGGCGTGTGTCGCCACTGATCTGCTGAGCCTGTTGTTACTGACACCGCCGGGGGAGTTGGGCGCCGACGTGGTGTTCGGCTCATCCCAGCGTTTTGGCGTGCCGATGGGTTACGGCGGGCCACACGCGGCGTTCTTTGCCAGCCGCGATGAGTACAAACGGGCGATTCCCGGGCGGATCATCGGCGTGTCCAAAGATGCCCGCGGCAACGTGGCCCTGCGCATGGCCCTGCAAACTCGCGAGCAACATATTCGCCGGGAGAAGGCCAACTCGAATATTTGCACCGCTCAAGTATTGCTGGCCAACATCGCCAGTTTCTACGCGGTCTATCACGGTCCAGAGGGGCTCAAGCGCATTGCCCAGCGCGTGCACCGCTTGACGTGCATCCTCGCCGCCGGCCTCGAACGCCGTGGCATCAGCCGCCTCAACACACACTTCTTCGACACCCTGACTCTGGATGTCGGCGGCATCCAGACGGCGATCATCGAAAGCGCTCAAGCGGCGCAGATCAATTTACGCATCCTGGGGCGAGGGCAGTTGGGGTTGAGCCTTGACGAAACCTCTGACGAAACCACCGTCGCGCAGTTGTTCGCGGTGTTCCTGGGGGCCGATCATGGCCTGAGTGTCGACGATCTGGACGCTGAAACGTTGCCATCGGGCATACCCGACGGGCTGCAGCGCACTTCACCTTATCTGCGCCACCCCGTGTTCAATGCACACCACAGCGAAACCGAGATGCTGCGTTACCTCAAGCAACTGGAGAACAAAGACCTCGCCCTCAACCAGTCGATGATTCCGTTGGGCTCCTGCACCATGAAGCTCAACGCTACCAGCGAAATGATCCCCATCACCTGGCCGCAGTTCGCCAACCTGCACCCGTTCGTGCCCAAAGAGCAGGCTGCGGGGTATTCGCTGATGATCGAAGAGCTGGAGCGCTGGCTCTGCGCAATCACCGGTTTCGATGCGATTTGCATGCAACCCAACTCCGGCGCCCAGGGCGAGTACGCCGGGTTGCTGGCGATCCGCAAATACCACGAGAGTCGTCATCAAGGGGCGCGGGATCTCTGCCTGATTCCGTCCTCGGCCCACGGCACCAACCCGGCGTCGGCGCAGATGGCCGGGATGCGCGTGGTCATTGTCGAGTGCGACGAAGCCGGCAACGTCGATCTGGATGACCTCAAGGCAAAAGCGGCGGAGGCAGGGGACAAACTCGCGTGCCTGATGGCGACGTATCCCTCGACCCACGGCGTCTACGAGGAAGGCATCAGCGAGATCTGTGAAGTTATCCACAGCCACGGCGGTCAGGTGTACATGGACGGCGCCAACCTCAACGCCCAGGTCGGCCTGGCACGCCCGGCGGATATTGGTGCCGACGTTTCGCACATGAATTTGCACAAGACGTTCTGCATTCCCCATGGCGGCGGCGGCCCGGGCATGGGGCCGATTGGTGTGCGGGCGCACCTGGCGCCGTTCGTGGCCAATCACCCGGTGGTGCCCATCGACGGACCTTTACCGCAGAACGGCGCGGTGAGCGCCGCGCCTTGGGGCAGCGCGAGCATCCTGCCGATCAGCTGGATGTACATTGCGATGATGGGGCCACAACTGGCGGACGCCAGTGAAGTGGCGATCCTTGCCGCAAACTACCTGGCCCAGCACTTATCCGGTGCGTTCCCGGTGCTCTACACCGGCCGCAATGGCCGGGTGGCTCACGAATGCATCCTCGATCTGCGACCGCTGAAGACGCTGACCGGCATCAGTGAAGAGGACGTTGCCAAGCGCCTGATGGATTATGGGTTCCATGCGCCAACGATGTCGTTTCCGGTGCCAGGGACACTGATGGTCGAGCCGACCGAAAGTGAATCGAAGGCCGAGCTGGACCGGTTTATCGGAGCGATGCTGAGCATCCGCGCAGAAATCAGCGAGGTGGAACAAGGCAACTGGCCGGCGGAGGACAACCCGCTGAAACGTTCACCGCACACGCTGGCCGACATCACTGGTGTCTGGGAGCGGCCCTACAGCATCGAGCAAGCCGTGACGCCAGATGCGCACACCAAGGCGCATAAGTATTGGCCGGTGGTGAACCGGGTCGATAACGTCTATGGCGACCGGAATCTGTTCTGCGCGTGTGTGCCGGTGGATGATTACCGCTGA
- a CDS encoding DegT/DnrJ/EryC1/StrS aminotransferase family protein: MNQLPFLPFSKPTIDEATIAAVGDVLRSGWITSGPKVQAFEQQLSEYFGGRPVLTFNSGTCTMEIALRIAGVGPGDEVITTPISWVATANVILEVGATPVFADIDPITRNIDLAQLEAAITPRTKAILPVYLAGLPVDMTHLYALAKKYNLRVLEDAAQALGSSWNGQRIGSTGDLVSFSFQANKNVTSSEGGCLVLNNDEEVRLAQKYRLQGVTRSGFDGLDVDVLGGKFNMTDVAAAIGLGQFAHIEAITAHRRELARHYFACFGEDFESVYGAQLPPADFENSNWHLFQLVLPERGDGKPARATFMEQMQALGVGIGYHYPPIHLLSLYRERGFKEGMFPVAERVGRLIVSLPMFTAMSKADVERSVAAVKAVLKP; encoded by the coding sequence ATGAACCAACTGCCGTTCCTGCCGTTTTCCAAACCCACCATCGATGAAGCGACGATTGCCGCGGTCGGCGACGTGTTGCGCTCGGGCTGGATTACCAGCGGCCCGAAGGTCCAGGCCTTTGAGCAACAACTCTCGGAGTATTTCGGTGGGCGCCCGGTACTCACCTTCAACTCTGGCACCTGCACCATGGAAATCGCCTTGCGCATTGCCGGTGTCGGGCCAGGTGATGAAGTGATCACCACGCCGATTTCCTGGGTGGCCACCGCCAACGTGATTCTGGAAGTCGGCGCCACCCCGGTGTTTGCCGACATTGACCCGATCACCCGCAACATCGACCTGGCTCAGCTCGAAGCCGCCATCACCCCACGTACCAAAGCCATCCTTCCGGTGTATCTCGCCGGGCTGCCGGTGGACATGACGCACCTGTACGCACTGGCGAAAAAGTACAACCTTCGGGTGTTGGAAGACGCGGCCCAGGCGTTGGGCTCCAGTTGGAACGGCCAGCGCATTGGCTCGACCGGGGATTTGGTGTCGTTCAGTTTCCAGGCGAACAAAAACGTGACCTCGTCAGAGGGCGGTTGCCTGGTGTTGAACAACGATGAGGAAGTTCGACTGGCGCAGAAGTACCGCTTGCAGGGCGTCACCCGCAGTGGCTTCGATGGCCTGGATGTCGATGTGCTGGGCGGTAAATTCAACATGACCGACGTCGCAGCGGCCATCGGCCTTGGGCAATTTGCTCACATTGAAGCCATCACCGCCCATCGCCGTGAACTGGCCAGGCACTATTTCGCCTGCTTTGGCGAGGATTTCGAGTCGGTGTACGGGGCTCAATTGCCCCCGGCGGATTTCGAGAACAGTAACTGGCACTTGTTCCAGCTGGTATTGCCGGAGCGCGGGGATGGCAAGCCGGCGCGGGCTACCTTCATGGAGCAGATGCAGGCGCTGGGGGTCGGCATCGGCTATCACTACCCGCCGATTCATTTGTTGAGTCTTTACCGCGAGCGCGGTTTCAAGGAGGGCATGTTCCCGGTCGCCGAACGGGTCGGACGCCTGATTGTCTCGCTGCCGATGTTCACGGCCATGAGCAAAGCGGACGTCGAGCGTTCGGTGGCGGCGGTCAAAGCTGTTCTAAAGCCTTGA
- the gcvH gene encoding glycine cleavage system protein GcvH — MSDIPADLRFAESHEWARLEADGTVTVGISDHAQEALGDVVFVELTEVGKAFAAGDQSGVVESVKAASDIYSPIAGEVIAINEELSGSPELLNSDPYGAWIFKLKPSNAADLEKLLDAAGYKAAIGE; from the coding sequence ATGAGCGATATTCCTGCCGACCTGCGTTTTGCCGAAAGTCACGAATGGGCCCGCCTGGAAGCCGACGGCACCGTCACCGTGGGCATTAGCGATCACGCGCAGGAAGCGCTGGGTGATGTGGTGTTCGTGGAGCTGACTGAAGTCGGCAAAGCCTTCGCCGCCGGTGATCAATCCGGTGTGGTGGAATCGGTTAAAGCTGCTTCCGACATCTACTCCCCGATTGCCGGTGAAGTGATCGCGATCAACGAAGAACTGAGTGGATCGCCAGAGCTGCTCAACTCCGACCCGTACGGCGCGTGGATCTTCAAGCTCAAGCCAAGCAACGCTGCCGATCTGGAGAAGCTGCTCGACGCCGCCGGCTACAAGGCTGCCATCGGCGAATAA
- the gcvT gene encoding glycine cleavage system aminomethyltransferase GcvT yields MGQRTPLYDLHLALGAKMVDFGGWDMPLHYGSQVEEHHQVRRDCGVFDVSHMTVIDVSGPQAKAWLQHLLANDVERLHSPGRALYSTMLNERGGIVDDMIVYRLDDGYRLVVNASTRNQDLAWMQAHLDGFDVQLNERAELAMLAIQGPQARQKVCELVSQARSNLIQLLKPFEGQPEGDWFIARTGYTGEDGLEIVLPASQAPGFFNDLVGAGISPIGLGARDTLRVEAGMNLYGQDIHQDVSPLASNMAWSIAWEPATRQFIGRTALEGERAGGVQHKLVGLVLEERGVLRAHQVVRIANVGEGEITSGSFSPTLSKSIALARVPMATADRAEVEIRGKWYPVRVVKPTFVRHGKTLI; encoded by the coding sequence ATGGGACAGCGTACGCCTCTGTATGACCTTCATCTCGCCCTCGGCGCGAAGATGGTCGATTTTGGCGGTTGGGATATGCCTCTGCATTACGGCTCGCAGGTCGAGGAACACCATCAGGTGCGCCGCGATTGCGGGGTTTTCGATGTATCCCACATGACCGTGATCGATGTCAGCGGCCCCCAGGCCAAGGCCTGGCTCCAGCATTTGCTGGCCAATGACGTCGAACGCCTGCACAGCCCCGGCCGTGCCTTGTACAGCACCATGCTCAACGAGCGTGGCGGTATCGTCGACGACATGATTGTCTATCGTCTCGACGACGGTTATCGCCTGGTGGTCAACGCTTCCACCCGCAATCAGGACCTCGCCTGGATGCAGGCTCACCTCGATGGTTTCGATGTGCAGCTCAACGAGCGTGCCGAGCTGGCGATGCTGGCCATTCAAGGCCCTCAGGCCCGGCAAAAAGTCTGCGAACTGGTGTCCCAGGCCCGCAGTAACCTGATTCAGCTACTCAAGCCTTTCGAAGGCCAGCCCGAAGGGGACTGGTTCATCGCTCGCACCGGTTACACCGGGGAAGATGGATTGGAAATTGTGTTGCCGGCCAGTCAGGCGCCGGGTTTTTTCAACGATCTGGTCGGTGCGGGCATTTCTCCTATCGGCCTGGGTGCGCGGGATACCTTGCGCGTCGAAGCTGGCATGAACCTGTACGGCCAAGACATCCACCAGGATGTCTCACCGCTGGCCTCCAACATGGCCTGGAGCATTGCCTGGGAACCGGCCACGCGCCAGTTCATCGGGCGCACGGCCCTGGAAGGCGAACGGGCCGGTGGCGTACAGCACAAACTGGTGGGGCTGGTCCTTGAGGAACGAGGGGTTTTGCGCGCTCATCAAGTGGTCCGCATCGCCAATGTTGGCGAAGGGGAGATCACCAGTGGTAGTTTCTCTCCTACGCTTAGCAAGTCGATAGCACTGGCGCGCGTGCCGATGGCAACTGCCGACCGCGCCGAAGTGGAAATCCGTGGCAAGTGGTACCCGGTCCGAGTGGTCAAACCGACCTTCGTACGCCATGGCAAAACCTTGATCTAA
- a CDS encoding iron ABC transporter permease, with the protein MAHPAQRRWYPLVFAIAALVLLPLSVLLLSWQTIDQQIWSHLWDTQMPRLLGNTLTLILGVGVGVTLLGVSLAWLTSLCEFPGRRWLDWALMLPFAIPAYVLAFVFVGLLDFAGPVQTLLREWFGTGLRLPRVRSTGGVILVLVLVFYPYVYLLARTAFLAQGKGLMEAARVLGQSPWQAFWRVALPMARPAIGAGVALALMETLADFGAVSVFNFDTFTTAIYKTWYGFFSLGTATQLASLLLLVVMLVLYGERRARGANRASNERPRVKALYHLRGLKALAAMSWCGLVFACAFVIPMLQLVAWFWQRGRFDLDERYTGLILHTLYLGGMAALITVSVALVLAFARRLAPTRAIRSGVSLANLGYALPGSVLAVSIMLAFSYLDRELVIPLSGWLGGAGKPLLLGSLSALLLAYLVRFIAVAYGPLESSLARIRPSLPEAARSLGVSGPRLFFKVYLPLLLPGTLSAGLLVFVDVLKEMPATLLMRPFGWDTLAVRIFEMTSEGEWARASLPALTLVLVGLLPVIGLIRRSAHRNS; encoded by the coding sequence TTGGCCCACCCCGCCCAACGCCGCTGGTATCCCCTGGTCTTCGCCATCGCTGCGCTGGTCCTGTTGCCTCTCAGTGTTTTACTGCTGTCCTGGCAAACCATCGATCAACAGATCTGGTCCCACCTCTGGGACACCCAGATGCCGCGCCTTTTGGGCAACACCCTGACGTTGATACTCGGTGTCGGTGTCGGCGTCACCCTGCTGGGCGTGAGCCTCGCCTGGCTCACCAGTCTCTGTGAGTTTCCCGGTCGACGCTGGCTCGATTGGGCACTGATGTTGCCGTTTGCGATTCCGGCCTACGTGCTGGCATTTGTCTTCGTCGGCCTGCTGGACTTTGCCGGCCCCGTGCAAACCCTGTTACGCGAATGGTTTGGCACGGGCCTGAGGTTGCCGCGCGTGCGCTCCACCGGCGGTGTCATCCTGGTGCTGGTGCTGGTTTTCTATCCTTACGTTTACCTCTTGGCTCGCACGGCATTCCTTGCTCAGGGCAAAGGCCTGATGGAAGCCGCCCGGGTTCTCGGACAATCCCCGTGGCAGGCGTTCTGGCGAGTGGCCTTGCCGATGGCTCGCCCGGCCATTGGCGCGGGGGTGGCGTTGGCGTTGATGGAAACCCTGGCGGATTTCGGTGCGGTGTCGGTGTTCAATTTCGACACGTTCACCACCGCGATCTATAAGACCTGGTACGGGTTTTTCAGCCTCGGCACCGCTACGCAACTGGCTAGCCTGTTGCTGTTAGTGGTGATGCTGGTGCTGTACGGCGAGCGTCGTGCTCGCGGGGCCAACCGGGCGAGTAACGAACGACCACGGGTCAAGGCGCTGTACCACTTGCGAGGCTTAAAGGCGCTGGCGGCGATGAGCTGGTGTGGCCTGGTGTTCGCCTGTGCGTTTGTCATTCCGATGCTGCAACTGGTGGCCTGGTTCTGGCAACGCGGGCGCTTTGATCTGGACGAGCGCTACACCGGGCTGATCCTCCATACCTTGTACCTGGGTGGCATGGCCGCATTGATTACGGTCAGTGTTGCCCTGGTGTTGGCGTTCGCGCGACGCTTGGCACCGACCCGAGCCATCCGCTCCGGCGTCAGCCTGGCCAACCTCGGCTACGCCTTGCCGGGTTCTGTGTTGGCGGTGTCGATCATGCTGGCGTTCAGTTACCTGGATCGCGAACTGGTGATCCCGCTGTCGGGCTGGCTCGGTGGTGCGGGCAAGCCGTTGCTGCTGGGCAGTCTGTCGGCGTTACTGCTGGCCTATCTGGTGCGTTTCATCGCAGTGGCTTACGGCCCACTGGAAAGCAGTCTGGCGCGTATACGGCCATCTTTGCCCGAAGCGGCACGTAGCCTTGGCGTCAGTGGGCCACGACTGTTTTTCAAGGTGTATCTGCCATTGCTGTTGCCCGGTACCTTGAGCGCGGGGTTGCTGGTGTTTGTCGATGTGCTCAAGGAAATGCCCGCGACCCTGCTAATGCGCCCGTTTGGCTGGGATACGCTGGCCGTTCGGATCTTTGAAATGACCAGCGAAGGTGAGTGGGCGAGGGCCTCTTTGCCGGCGCTGACTCTGGTCCTGGTCGGGCTGTTACCGGTCATCGGATTGATTCGACGTTCGGCGCATCGAAACAGCTAG
- a CDS encoding extracellular solute-binding protein, which translates to MLPKRLLTALALTLIGSTAAQAADEVVVYSSRIDELIKPVFDAYTAKTGVKVKFITDKEAPLMQRIKAEGENATADLLLTVDAGNLWQAEQMGILQPFTSKVIDANIPLQYRASSHAWTGLSLRARTIAYSTDRVKPGELTTYEALADKNWEGRLCLRTAKKVYNQSLTATMIEIHGAEKTEKILKGWVNNLSTDVFSDDVAVLEAINAGQCDVGIVNTYYYGRLHKQKPNLPVKLFWPNQADRGVHVNLSGVGLTRHAPHPEAAKALVEWMTTPEAQKIFADVNQEFPANPTVAPSEEVAAWGKFVADTLPVEVAGKRQAEAIRMMDRAGWN; encoded by the coding sequence ATGCTACCGAAGCGTCTACTGACTGCACTCGCCCTGACCCTGATTGGCAGTACCGCCGCCCAGGCCGCTGACGAGGTGGTGGTTTACTCATCGCGTATCGACGAGCTGATCAAGCCGGTCTTCGACGCCTACACCGCCAAGACGGGCGTCAAGGTGAAGTTCATCACCGACAAGGAAGCGCCGCTGATGCAGCGGATCAAGGCCGAGGGCGAAAACGCCACCGCCGACCTGCTGTTGACGGTCGATGCCGGTAACCTCTGGCAGGCCGAGCAGATGGGCATCCTGCAACCGTTCACCTCCAAGGTGATCGACGCCAATATCCCGCTGCAATACCGCGCATCCTCCCATGCCTGGACCGGCCTGAGCCTGCGGGCGCGGACCATCGCTTACTCGACTGATCGAGTGAAGCCGGGCGAGCTGACCACCTACGAAGCGCTGGCCGACAAAAACTGGGAAGGGCGCCTGTGCCTGCGCACGGCGAAGAAGGTCTACAACCAGTCCCTGACGGCCACCATGATCGAAATCCACGGCGCCGAAAAAACCGAGAAGATCCTCAAGGGCTGGGTGAACAACCTGTCCACCGACGTGTTCTCGGATGACGTCGCAGTGCTGGAAGCAATCAACGCGGGTCAATGCGATGTGGGCATCGTCAACACCTACTACTACGGTCGTTTGCACAAGCAGAAGCCGAACCTGCCAGTGAAGCTGTTCTGGCCGAACCAGGCCGACCGTGGTGTACACGTCAATCTCTCCGGCGTTGGCCTGACCAGGCACGCCCCGCACCCGGAAGCCGCCAAGGCCCTGGTGGAGTGGATGACCACGCCGGAAGCACAGAAGATCTTCGCTGATGTGAATCAGGAATTCCCGGCCAACCCGACGGTAGCGCCTTCTGAAGAAGTCGCGGCCTGGGGCAAGTTCGTTGCCGATACCCTGCCCGTGGAAGTGGCCGGCAAGCGCCAGGCTGAAGCGATTCGCATGATGGATCGGGCAGGCTGGAACTGA
- a CDS encoding 2-octaprenyl-3-methyl-6-methoxy-1,4-benzoquinol hydroxylase, whose product MRADVLIVGAGMVGSALALALQDSGLEVLLLDGSPLSVKPFDDQAPFEPRVSALSAASQRILERLGVWDGIAKRRSSPYTDMHVWDGSGTGQVHFSATSVHADVLGHIVENRVVQDALLDRLHDCDLGMLANARLEQMRRSGDDWLLTLADGRTLRAPLVIAADGANSAVRRLTGVATREWDYMHHAIVTSVRSSKSHQMTAWQRFTDNGPLAFLPLERDGQQDWCSIVWSTTPSEAERLMALDEAGFCKALERAFEGQLGTVLGADPRLCVPLRQRHAKRYVAEGLALIGDAAHTIHPLAGQGVNLGFLDAAVLAEVLLQASARGERLADVKVLSRYERRRMPHNLALMAAMEGFERLFQADPLPVRWLRNAGLKMVDQMPEAKALFVREALGLTGDLPALAKA is encoded by the coding sequence ATGCGCGCAGATGTGCTGATTGTCGGGGCCGGAATGGTCGGCAGCGCCCTGGCGCTGGCGTTGCAGGACAGCGGGCTGGAAGTCCTGCTGCTGGACGGCAGCCCCTTGAGCGTCAAACCCTTCGATGACCAGGCACCGTTCGAACCGCGGGTGAGCGCCTTGTCGGCGGCCAGCCAACGAATTCTCGAGCGCTTGGGCGTGTGGGACGGCATCGCCAAGCGGCGCAGCAGTCCTTACACCGATATGCACGTCTGGGATGGCAGCGGCACCGGGCAGGTCCATTTCTCGGCCACCAGCGTGCATGCCGACGTACTGGGGCATATCGTCGAGAATCGCGTGGTGCAGGACGCCTTGCTCGATCGCCTGCACGACTGCGACCTCGGGATGCTGGCCAATGCGCGCCTGGAACAGATGCGCCGCTCGGGCGACGACTGGCTGCTGACCCTGGCCGACGGCCGCACGTTGCGTGCGCCGTTGGTGATCGCGGCCGATGGCGCCAACTCGGCAGTTCGGCGTCTGACCGGCGTGGCGACACGTGAGTGGGACTATATGCACCACGCGATTGTCACCAGCGTGCGCAGTTCCAAATCCCATCAGATGACAGCCTGGCAGCGCTTCACCGACAACGGTCCGTTGGCGTTTTTACCGCTGGAACGCGACGGCCAGCAGGACTGGTGTTCAATCGTCTGGTCGACCACGCCGAGTGAAGCTGAACGCTTGATGGCGCTGGACGAAGCGGGTTTTTGCAAGGCACTGGAACGAGCATTCGAAGGCCAGCTCGGCACAGTGCTTGGCGCTGATCCGCGTCTGTGCGTGCCCCTGCGTCAGCGCCATGCCAAGCGTTATGTAGCCGAAGGCCTGGCGCTGATCGGCGACGCGGCGCACACCATTCACCCACTGGCGGGGCAGGGCGTTAACCTCGGTTTTCTCGATGCCGCCGTGCTGGCGGAAGTGCTGTTGCAAGCGTCCGCTCGTGGTGAACGCTTGGCGGACGTGAAAGTGCTCAGCCGCTATGAACGTCGACGCATGCCCCACAACCTGGCGCTGATGGCGGCGATGGAAGGGTTTGAGCGATTGTTTCAGGCGGATCCGCTGCCGGTTCGATGGTTGCGCAATGCCGGGTTGAAGATGGTCGACCAGATGCCCGAAGCCAAGGCGTTGTTCGTGCGCGAGGCGTTGGGATTGACCGGGGATTTGCCGGCGCTGGCCAAGGCTTGA
- a CDS encoding DUF4442 domain-containing protein — translation MLKWLTNTFGKARLMRCFMSFYPPYMGAGVRVRHISDDFRDITVSMGLSWYNRNYVGTQFGGSLYSMVDPFYMLMLMENLGRHYIVWDKAADIDFISPGKGPVFANFRIDETLLDEIRRQTAGGEKYLPQLQVDIHDGAGTLVARVEKTLYVRLKPPARQA, via the coding sequence ATGCTTAAGTGGTTGACGAACACATTCGGCAAAGCGCGATTGATGCGTTGCTTCATGTCGTTTTACCCGCCGTACATGGGTGCCGGGGTTCGGGTGCGGCACATCAGCGATGACTTTCGCGACATCACGGTGTCCATGGGCCTGAGCTGGTACAACCGCAATTACGTAGGCACCCAGTTTGGCGGCAGCCTGTATTCGATGGTTGATCCGTTCTACATGTTGATGCTGATGGAAAACCTCGGGCGCCATTACATCGTCTGGGATAAGGCGGCGGACATCGATTTCATTTCGCCGGGCAAAGGCCCGGTGTTCGCCAATTTCCGGATCGATGAGACGTTGCTCGACGAGATCCGTCGGCAAACGGCCGGTGGCGAGAAATACCTGCCGCAATTGCAGGTCGATATTCACGACGGCGCCGGCACCTTGGTGGCGCGAGTCGAAAAAACCCTTTACGTGCGGCTCAAGCCGCCAGCGAGACAGGCTTAA